The DNA sequence TGTGTTAGCAACTGGTTTACATTAGCAATGAGGCACCTCTGGCATTCGTGGTATATTGTCAAAATACCAAGACTAAGTTCTATATCCAGGCATTCCCTGATAATTTgtgtctaagaacagctcttataCCTTATATATTGGCCCTATACCACACACCTAATGCCTTATTGCTTTAAAATactcattttttaaatgtatctttTGAATCATCCTCAAGTTATGTCACACCAATTATGCTTACAGATCTTCTAGTACCTTTTCTCACCAAAGGTATTTCTAGCCTTTTAATCTGGCCCTAAACAGTCCTATTGAAGTAGAAATGTACAGTAGTTGTGAGGTCAGTTTCGGTATTTATCCCCATGGATAACAGACGGGGCATAGATTTGGGGGTACAGGCCGGTCATAACCCCCTaacattacagacaggtcaatttAATCCCCTGGAAAACACTCCTCTGACCTCCCAATATACAACCCAAACCTGTAACCTTTATAACAGATCAGTCTATTGATGTGGCACGCCAGGCTTCCTTTTTGGAAGTTTGTCTTTGTAATGTCTTTGCCCTGTTTGTCTCCAtaatgtctctctgtcctcttcaaTGTTGAAATGGTCTTGAATACGTCTCAGAGCCCAGGAAACATGTCACTCTGCCAGGTCCCATTGGCCTTGTTCAGGGAGGAGCTACTCCCTGGTTTACTCTCTGATTGTAACTTCATGGCCAAATCTACCGCGTCCGCCATTGGCTGCTTGTCCTCTGCCTCCGTCTCCCGGTGGTAGAAGTAGTTGAAGTTGGACACGATGACCGGGACGGGCAGGGCGATGGTCAGCACGCCGGCGATGGCACAGAGTGTCCCCACCATCTTACCGCCCACAGTGATCGGGCACATGTCGCCATAGCCCACCGTAGTCATGGTGACCACGGCCCACCAGAAACCGTCAGGGATGCTGACGAACTGTGTACTGGGCTCGTCGACTTCGGCAAAGTAGATAGCGCTGGAGAAGAGGATGACTCcgatgaagaggaagaagatgagCAGGCCCAGCTCCCTCATGCTGGCCTTCAGGGTTTGGCCCAGGATCTGGAGCCCctagacatggagagagactggTCATTACTTCACTAAAATGAGTTCAGTCAATAAGAGCTGTGGTCTTAGTTCAACACAGCAGTGAAAACTGAACCCAAACCTTTACGAGGTTGTGctgttaaattacattaaaaggAAACTATAATGGTGGTACCTTGGAGTGTCTAGACAGCTTGAAGATCCTGAACACTCTAACCAGACGGATGATACGAAGAATGGCCAGGGACATGTTCTGGCTCAAGTTCTGCTCTGGGGTCGTGACCAGCTCTGTTACCAAAGTGACAAAGTAAGGTATGATGGACACAATGTCGATGATATTCATGAGGTTGTGGAAGAAGTCTCTCTTGGAGGGACAGACCACAAAGCGGACAACCAGTTCGAAGAAGAACCAGACGATGCAAGCTGTCTCAATAATGAAGAACGGGTCAGAGAACGTGGACGTGATTGTTTTAGGCGTAGCCGTGGGTGGGAACATGGAACCAAAGCCGCTCAGTGATTGGTTCCCACCTGAAGGCATCACCTGCATGGCAGCGGTGGGTATGATGGGGTCCAGGGAGTTGTCCCGGAACTCCGGCAGCGTTTCCATGCAGAAGATGATTATGGAGATGACGATGACGAAGACAGAGACCAGCGCCACGCCGCGAGCAGCGTTGGAGCTCTCCGGATACTCAAACAACAGCCAGAACTGGCGGTACATCTCATTGGTCGGGAGAGGGATCTCCACCTCTTTGATGAAGCCCTCGTCCTCTCTGAACTGCTCCATGGCATCGTTCCCCAGCTCATAAAACATCATCTCATCGGCAAACACATCTAGTGGAACGTTAGCCGGCCGCCGGATCTTTCCTCCTGACTGGTAGTAGTACAGGATGCCGTCAAAGCTGGGACGGTTCCGGTCGAAGAAATACTCATTCCTCATTGGGTCAAAGTAGTCCATCCTCTTCATGGGGTCCCCCAGAAGGGTTTCTGGGAACTGATCTAGGGTTTTGAGCTGCGTCTCAAAGCGCAGACCGGCAATGTTGATGATGACCTTCTGCTCGCCATCGTCCAGTCCTCTCTTGTCCACAAAGAGATCCTCACAGCAGTCCTTGGCGAGCCGGCTGAATATGGTCTCACTCTGAGTCTGGGTCTCACTACTCAGTAGCAGCTTCCAGTTGGTCATCATGCTTGAGCAGCTACTGCGCCCCTTCCTACCATGGGCTGGCATTTCCGGTGACTGGTTCCCGCCCTGGGTATCAGGGGAGGTGGATGGGCAGGGCGAGGTGTTCCTTCTGTAGGGGGAGCGATGGTGGTGGGAGGGGTGGTGGTGCTTGGGGCTGGAGGTGAGATTAGGCAGGGAGCAGAGGAGGTGTTGGGAGTCTGGGAAGGAGCTGTGTTCATGGGGCATGTCGACCGTCAGGGCTGTGGTCTCGTCAGGGTCGTCTGGGCTTTGGAGCTCATCATCCAGGTTGCTGTTGATATCATCCAAACTCTCAAAGTCCACGAGGGAAACATCCATGGCTGCTGCTCAAACAGGCCAAAAACAACCAAGACAAGCCTCTACTGACAGAGTCCCAGTCTGGGAGACCTAGAACTCACACCGGTCCAATGTAACAAGCCCTCTGTCCAGGTCAGGAAATCCACACAGTGGTAGATGACAGCTCCAGTTTCTACAGCCCAGAGAGGCTGTCTTTACAATCTACTacccagagagagaggctgCCTTTACAATCTActacccagagagagagactgcctTTACAATCTACTacccagagagagaggctgtcTTTACAATCTACTACCCAGAGAGAAAGGCTGCCTTTACAATCTACTACCCAGAGAGAGGCTGCCTTTACAATCTACTacccagagagagaggctgCCTTTACAATCTTCTacccagagagagaggctgCCTTTACAATCTAATacccagagagagaggctgCATTTACAATCTACTacccagagagagaggctgCCTTTACAGTCTACTacccagagagagaggctgCCTTGAGGAAGTAATGCCCAGAGAGACAGGCTGCCTCCAACCTTGTATTCCCAGCGATGAGAGACAGTATTCAGGGTAACAGGCCGACAGACTCTCCAGTGTCAATTAGCAGCTTTGTTACACACGTCTTCTTCTTCACACCTGCAGCGGGTGACTggcagacagagatacagagaggcaGGTTAGAGTTTGGGCTGACATGTTGGATGCTGACAGCCCTGCCATCAGCAGCATCTTCACTGACACACCTGCTGTCACCTGCTGAAGAATGGCTGTGCTTTTAACTGCTCAACGCTGAAAACCGGATGACCTGGACACACACATCTGCCGGCTCCTTCTGTACACCTGCTATGCCCCTGACCTGGTAATAGAAAGCAGAGGAGtacagaagagaggagaaaaggggagaaaaGAAGTgagtgaagaggagaggagaggagaaaagaagagaggagcatagagagaaggagggaagaggagaagtCAGGAGACGAGGGGAGAAGAGAGTAGACAGTGCAGGGTTACTGGGTCTTAGCTGTAGTGTAGTGCATTATTCACTAcagagtgcacacacacacacacacacacacacacacacacacacagtacacatgcacacagtacacacgcacacacacacacacagtgcacatgcacacacacagtacacacacacacacacacacacagtacacatgc is a window from the Esox lucius isolate fEsoLuc1 chromosome 12, fEsoLuc1.pri, whole genome shotgun sequence genome containing:
- the LOC109616435 gene encoding potassium voltage-gated channel subfamily A member 10-like codes for the protein MDVSLVDFESLDDINSNLDDELQSPDDPDETTALTVDMPHEHSSFPDSQHLLCSLPNLTSSPKHHHPSHHHRSPYRRNTSPCPSTSPDTQGGNQSPEMPAHGRKGRSSCSSMMTNWKLLLSSETQTQSETIFSRLAKDCCEDLFVDKRGLDDGEQKVIINIAGLRFETQLKTLDQFPETLLGDPMKRMDYFDPMRNEYFFDRNRPSFDGILYYYQSGGKIRRPANVPLDVFADEMMFYELGNDAMEQFREDEGFIKEVEIPLPTNEMYRQFWLLFEYPESSNAARGVALVSVFVIVISIIIFCMETLPEFRDNSLDPIIPTAAMQVMPSGGNQSLSGFGSMFPPTATPKTITSTFSDPFFIIETACIVWFFFELVVRFVVCPSKRDFFHNLMNIIDIVSIIPYFVTLVTELVTTPEQNLSQNMSLAILRIIRLVRVFRIFKLSRHSKGLQILGQTLKASMRELGLLIFFLFIGVILFSSAIYFAEVDEPSTQFVSIPDGFWWAVVTMTTVGYGDMCPITVGGKMVGTLCAIAGVLTIALPVPVIVSNFNYFYHRETEAEDKQPMADAVDLAMKLQSESKPGSSSSLNKANGTWQSDMFPGL